Within Conexibacter woesei DSM 14684, the genomic segment TCGCCGGAGCCGCCGTGCTCGCGCGGGAACTTCAGCCCGACGTAGCCGCGCCGCGCGCAGTCGGCGAGGACGGCGTCGGGGAAGGAGCGCGCCGCCTCCCACTCGCCGGCGTGCGGTGCCAGCTCGCCCTCGACGTACGCGCGGATCTCTGCTCGCAGCCGCACGTGATCGGCCGTCAGCGGCGGCAGCGGCGCGGCGGCGGCCGCCGCGCCCGCTCCCGCACGCTGCAGCAGGTCGGTCACGACTGCTCGGTGCCGTCCGCGCCGACCTTCACGCCATCGCGCTCGATGTAGCCGTCCTTGCCGCCGACGCAGACGTAGATCGCGTCCTCCTCGCCGAGGTTCTTGAGGCTGCGGACGGTGCTCGGCGCGACGCGCGCGATGCCGCCCTCGCCCAGCTCGTGCGTCGTGCCGTCGCCGAACGTGATCGCGATTCGCCCGCGATGGACGAAGTACGTCTCCTCCTGGTGCTCGTGGTAGTGGCTGCCGGTGTCGTAGCCGGGCGGCAGGACGATCGCGTTGATGCCGAACGCGGTCACGCCGAGCGGTCTGCGGATCTTGCGGAAGCCCCAGCCCTCGCCGAGCGCGTCGAGGCTGCCGACGGCGTAGTCCTCGCCGGTGACGATCTGGTCGCTCATCGCAGCCCTCCTAGAGCCCGTAGGAGCGGCCGATGACGTCGAGCATGATCTCGTCGGTGCCGGCGCCGATGCGGTTGAGTCGCATGTCGCGCCAGACGCGCTCGATCCCGTACTCCTTCATGTACCCGGCGCCGCCGTGGATCTGGATGCACTCGTCGGCGACCTCGACCGCGATCCGCGCGGCGTGCAGCTTCGCCATCGAGATCTCGCGCACCGGGTACTCGCCGTTGTTGAAGCGCCACGCGGTCGTGTAGACCATCTGCCGCGCCGACTCGATCTTCGTCGCCATCTCGGCGAACTTGTGGCGCGTGACCTGGAACTTGCCGATCTGGCGGCCGAAGGCGGTCCGCTCCAGCGCGTACTCGAGCGTCTTGTCGAACGCCAGCTGGGCGCCGGAGACGCAGCCGGCGGCGCCGATCAGCCGCTCGCCCTGAAGCTCCCACATGATGTGGTAGAAGCCCTTGCCGACCTCGCCGAGCACGGCGTCGGCGGGCACACGCACGTCCTGGAACGCGAGCAGCGCGGTGTCGGAGGCGTGCATGCCGAGCTTCTCCAGGCGCTTCTCGCGGATCACGCCCGGCAGGTCCATGTCGACGATGAAGACGGTGAAGCCGTCGTAGCCGCTGTCGTTGTCGCCGGTCTTCGTCATCAGGACGATGTAGTCGGCGCGGTGGCCGTTGGTGATGTACGTCTTGGAGCCGTTGATGACGTAGTCGTCGCCGTCGCGCACCGCGCGCGTCTTGATGCCGGCGACGTCGGAGCCGGCGTCGGGCTCCGTTATCCCGATGCAGGAGATCTTCTCGCCTCTCATCGCGGGCGTGAGGTATCTCTGCTTCTGCTCCTCGGTGCCGAACGCGAGGATCGGCGGCGTCGCCATGTCGGTGTGGACCGCGACGCCCATCGCGAGCCCGCCGGAGTGCGCGCCGGCCATCTCCTCGGCGAGCACGAGGTTCGCGTAGTAGTCGCCGCCCTGGCCGCCGTACTGCTCCGGCACGGAGAGGCCGAGGAAGCCGAGCTCGCCCATCCGCCGGATCACGGAGTCGGGGAACGTCGTCTCCTCCCACTCCTCGGCGTGGGGCGCCAGCTCCTTGGCGACGAAGCGGGAGATCGACTCGCGGAGGCGGTCGTGCTCCTCGGTGAAGATGAAGTGCTTGCGCTGAGCGCCGAAGTCCGGCTTCAGCACGTTGGCGGCGGTGGCCATGCGGCGTCTCTCCTCGTCCTCGCGGTCGTCGTCCCTCGGAGCCGACGCTAACGCAGCCCCGAGGGAAAGTAAACAGTAGGACTTCCTACTTTCAGCCGCGCAGGTCCGCGGCCGACGACCGTCGCGCGCGGCTCAGCGCACGACGAACGAGCGGATT encodes:
- a CDS encoding cupin domain-containing protein; this encodes MSDQIVTGEDYAVGSLDALGEGWGFRKIRRPLGVTAFGINAIVLPPGYDTGSHYHEHQEETYFVHRGRIAITFGDGTTHELGEGGIARVAPSTVRSLKNLGEEDAIYVCVGGKDGYIERDGVKVGADGTEQS
- a CDS encoding acyl-CoA dehydrogenase family protein, which codes for MATAANVLKPDFGAQRKHFIFTEEHDRLRESISRFVAKELAPHAEEWEETTFPDSVIRRMGELGFLGLSVPEQYGGQGGDYYANLVLAEEMAGAHSGGLAMGVAVHTDMATPPILAFGTEEQKQRYLTPAMRGEKISCIGITEPDAGSDVAGIKTRAVRDGDDYVINGSKTYITNGHRADYIVLMTKTGDNDSGYDGFTVFIVDMDLPGVIREKRLEKLGMHASDTALLAFQDVRVPADAVLGEVGKGFYHIMWELQGERLIGAAGCVSGAQLAFDKTLEYALERTAFGRQIGKFQVTRHKFAEMATKIESARQMVYTTAWRFNNGEYPVREISMAKLHAARIAVEVADECIQIHGGAGYMKEYGIERVWRDMRLNRIGAGTDEIMLDVIGRSYGL